The following coding sequences are from one Geothrix sp. window:
- a CDS encoding HDOD domain-containing protein codes for MPMSPHEVIQNLGELPPLPQVATRVIRISSDSDTSTEQLQNLIRTDQALTSQILKVANSAMFGRMREVTTLTQAILTLGFSTTRSVVLASSVKNLFTRGPVGLQERILWEHALVTALTGSAFSRAMRFPIAEEVFLAGLMHDIGKSVMILKFPESYGTLLRRLQEEGGDGLSLELDTFGFDHAMVGEALLASWNLAEGIEAVARWHHDPLHAAMEHQRLVALVALGNQMAFDLQVGIGMPDALAGATWEAMDILHLNDAAYQEHRTSALEALERDKALITDL; via the coding sequence ATGCCCATGTCTCCGCACGAAGTCATCCAGAACCTGGGGGAATTGCCGCCCCTGCCCCAGGTGGCCACCCGGGTCATCCGGATCAGTTCGGATTCCGATACCTCCACCGAACAGCTCCAGAACCTGATCCGCACGGACCAGGCCCTCACGTCGCAGATCCTCAAGGTGGCCAACTCCGCCATGTTCGGCCGGATGCGGGAGGTCACCACCCTGACCCAGGCGATCCTGACCCTGGGCTTCTCCACCACCCGCAGCGTGGTGCTGGCCTCCAGCGTCAAGAACCTCTTCACCCGCGGCCCGGTGGGCCTGCAGGAGCGCATCCTCTGGGAGCATGCCCTGGTGACGGCCCTCACCGGCAGCGCCTTCAGCAGGGCCATGCGCTTCCCCATCGCCGAGGAGGTCTTCCTGGCCGGGCTGATGCACGACATCGGGAAGAGCGTCATGATCCTGAAGTTCCCCGAGAGCTACGGCACCCTGCTCCGGCGCCTCCAGGAGGAGGGGGGCGACGGCCTCAGCCTGGAACTGGACACCTTCGGCTTCGACCATGCCATGGTGGGCGAGGCCCTGCTGGCGTCCTGGAACCTCGCGGAAGGCATCGAGGCCGTGGCCCGCTGGCACCACGACCCCCTCCATGCGGCGATGGAGCACCAGCGGCTGGTGGCCCTGGTGGCCCTGGGCAACCAGATGGCCTTCGACCTGCAGGTGGGCATCGGCATGCCCGATGCCCTCGCCGGGGCCACCTGGGAGGCCATGGACATCCTGCACCTGAACGACGCGGCCTACCAGGAGCACCGGACTTCGGCCCTGGAGGCCCTCGAGCGGGACAAGGCCCTGATCACGGATCTCTGA
- a CDS encoding amylo-alpha-1,6-glucosidase, with protein MPLPAMTPPPGAQLLRFVGDRVAFGLAHPAPGSAGWQAFLRTNLTRGARMRAETLALLGEGDRDPGGSSWRDIPLRETGDGWSLDLPLTEPGCFRAKAYCVDLEGFQHWPEGEDLSLSIHPDRLRTANTIYCAFPRMFGGAAARQVPDLAGAIQTLDAAGYAVIPPSGRLRDLTAAVPHIFERLGSRILHLLPVGPVPATYARMGRFGSPYAQLDLTAIDPALVDFDRRTTAEEQFRELTEAVHRRGGQVLLDILVNHTGWGSRLLESKPDWFRRNPDGTFHSPGAWGTTWEDLVELDHGSPALWDVVARALLVWCGRGVDGFRCDAGYMVPLPAWQYITAKVHQAYPETVFLLEGLGGGWEATEALLTRGGMQWAYSELFQNHHPIEVAHYLDHCLRQGERTGLLVHYSETHDNLRLAGRGVAWSRLRNRLCALATQNGAFGFTAGVEWLATEKVDVHEARDLAWGAEPNLVDELATLNRLLAQHPCFFDGAEIRRLSSDDAPVLALLRRSAEGLDAMLVLVNLDQDRPQACPVGAADWANLGEAGLDLLGQPAPTARLLPNGDRELSLPPGACYCLSAHATPQGLAGDAYRQARAQAAWGLQALAAVHPAEALGPAPWRGLAERVASDPEAFLAALPHLDPDLLREDLLAALDAALAARAFPLVTVWRVEDARRVSLVAPQHWLLLQSPDPFDATLQLADAPDLHLRSIPAQRGFIAAFPPSPPRQGPATLTLRRHVAGAENLRTDLLFLPKVPAPPHPVREGLALLTNGRGGMARLHADLGAIASKYDCLLGANLHPSAPSDRHVLAKRLRAWVNADGFITPLDGHNLVSFEAGPPARWVFQASAGDGRRVELCLEAEMPLDHNAVLLRWSRPANAGADTDLPFGHSVRVTVRVDLEDRSFHGETRLDGAAEDHFLSHTKALPGRAGFRFEPAPDRHLEAWVEAGTYHPQPEACRGIPHPIEGSRGLTDSGDAWSPGWFDLPLPPGSDLRMVVHADATAPAPSIRAAHPKVPDIPGRLRQALQAFVARRASGLTIIAGYPWFLDWGRDTLIACRGLLAAGQVEDTALILRTFAALEDGGTLPNMLGADQTADRDTSDAPLWLAVACEEAAERLGAAFFQAEAGGRSILAVLTSLGEHLRAGARNGVRMDPASGLLWSPAHCTWMDTRYPMGTPREGYPVEIQALWIRLLRLLDRLCAPSDGEPWAATLARAEGSLDAFWLEDRGWFADVLLAAKDVPAQGALPADHLRPNQLFLVSLGLVSGDRARRCVAACARHLLVPGGLRSLAPLPVAVPLPIPAPWGGTLNDPSLPYQGRYEGDEDTRRKPAYHNGTAWAWQLPMLCEALDLAWEGDPAARATARAWLGSLAPLLDTGCLGQLPELLDGDAPHTTRGCDAQAWSVSEALRVWKLLN; from the coding sequence ATGCCCCTCCCCGCCATGACACCGCCTCCGGGCGCCCAGCTGCTCCGCTTCGTGGGGGATCGGGTGGCCTTCGGACTGGCGCACCCGGCCCCCGGATCCGCCGGTTGGCAGGCCTTCCTGCGCACGAACCTGACCCGCGGCGCCAGGATGCGCGCCGAGACCCTGGCCCTGCTCGGGGAGGGCGACCGCGATCCCGGGGGCTCCTCCTGGCGCGACATCCCGCTGCGTGAGACCGGGGACGGCTGGTCCCTGGATCTGCCCCTCACCGAGCCCGGCTGTTTCCGCGCCAAGGCCTACTGCGTGGACCTGGAAGGGTTCCAGCACTGGCCCGAGGGCGAGGACCTCAGCCTCTCGATCCATCCCGACCGCCTGCGCACCGCCAACACCATCTACTGCGCCTTCCCGCGCATGTTCGGCGGGGCCGCGGCGCGCCAGGTACCGGACCTTGCCGGGGCCATCCAGACCCTGGATGCCGCCGGCTATGCCGTGATCCCGCCCTCGGGACGCCTGCGGGACCTCACGGCCGCCGTGCCCCACATCTTCGAGCGCCTGGGCAGCCGCATCCTGCACCTGCTGCCCGTGGGCCCCGTGCCCGCCACCTACGCCCGCATGGGCCGCTTCGGCAGCCCCTACGCCCAGCTGGACCTCACGGCCATCGACCCCGCCCTGGTGGACTTCGACCGCCGCACCACCGCCGAGGAACAGTTCCGTGAGCTGACGGAAGCCGTCCACCGGCGGGGCGGCCAGGTCCTCCTCGACATCCTCGTGAATCACACGGGCTGGGGCTCGCGCCTGCTGGAGAGCAAGCCGGACTGGTTCCGGCGGAATCCCGACGGCACCTTCCACAGCCCCGGCGCCTGGGGCACCACCTGGGAGGACCTGGTGGAGCTGGACCACGGCAGCCCGGCCCTGTGGGACGTGGTGGCCCGGGCCCTGCTGGTGTGGTGCGGGCGCGGCGTGGACGGCTTCCGCTGCGACGCCGGCTACATGGTGCCCCTGCCCGCCTGGCAGTACATCACCGCCAAGGTGCACCAGGCCTACCCGGAGACCGTCTTCCTGCTGGAGGGACTGGGCGGCGGCTGGGAGGCCACCGAGGCCCTGCTCACCCGGGGCGGCATGCAGTGGGCCTACTCGGAGCTGTTCCAGAACCATCACCCCATCGAGGTGGCCCACTACCTGGACCACTGCCTGCGCCAGGGGGAACGGACGGGCCTGCTGGTCCACTACAGCGAAACCCACGACAACCTCCGCCTGGCGGGCCGCGGCGTGGCCTGGTCGCGCCTGCGCAACCGGCTCTGCGCCCTGGCGACGCAGAACGGAGCCTTCGGCTTCACCGCGGGCGTGGAGTGGCTGGCCACGGAGAAGGTGGACGTGCACGAGGCCCGGGATCTCGCCTGGGGCGCGGAGCCGAACCTGGTGGACGAGCTCGCCACGCTCAACCGCCTGCTCGCCCAGCACCCCTGCTTCTTCGATGGCGCGGAGATCCGCCGCCTCAGCTCGGACGACGCCCCCGTCCTGGCCCTGCTGCGGCGCTCCGCCGAGGGCCTCGATGCCATGCTCGTCCTGGTCAACCTGGATCAGGACCGACCTCAGGCCTGCCCCGTGGGCGCCGCGGACTGGGCCAACCTCGGGGAGGCGGGACTCGACCTGCTGGGCCAGCCAGCCCCCACCGCCCGTCTCCTGCCCAACGGGGACCGGGAGCTGAGCCTGCCGCCCGGCGCCTGCTACTGTCTGTCGGCCCACGCCACACCCCAGGGTCTGGCGGGCGATGCCTACCGCCAGGCCCGGGCCCAGGCGGCCTGGGGCCTCCAGGCCCTGGCGGCGGTCCACCCGGCCGAGGCCCTCGGCCCCGCACCCTGGCGCGGCCTGGCCGAACGTGTGGCTTCGGATCCGGAAGCCTTCCTCGCGGCCCTGCCCCATCTGGATCCGGACCTGCTCCGGGAGGACCTGCTGGCGGCCCTCGACGCCGCCCTCGCGGCCCGGGCCTTCCCCCTGGTGACGGTCTGGCGGGTCGAGGACGCGCGGCGCGTGAGCCTCGTGGCGCCGCAGCACTGGCTGCTGCTGCAGTCCCCGGACCCCTTCGACGCCACCCTCCAGTTGGCGGATGCCCCGGACCTGCACCTGCGGAGCATCCCCGCGCAGCGCGGATTCATCGCGGCCTTCCCGCCCAGCCCCCCCCGCCAGGGCCCCGCCACGCTCACCCTGCGCCGCCATGTCGCCGGCGCCGAGAACCTCCGGACCGACCTGCTGTTCCTGCCGAAAGTGCCGGCGCCACCGCACCCCGTCCGGGAGGGGCTGGCCCTGCTCACCAATGGCCGCGGCGGCATGGCCCGGCTGCATGCGGATCTCGGCGCCATCGCCTCCAAGTACGACTGCCTGCTGGGGGCGAACCTGCACCCCTCGGCGCCCTCGGACCGCCACGTGCTGGCCAAGCGGCTGCGCGCCTGGGTGAACGCGGACGGCTTCATCACGCCCCTGGACGGCCACAACCTCGTGAGCTTCGAGGCCGGGCCCCCAGCCCGCTGGGTCTTCCAGGCCAGCGCCGGCGATGGCCGGCGGGTGGAACTCTGCCTCGAGGCGGAGATGCCCCTGGACCACAACGCCGTGCTGCTGCGCTGGTCCCGCCCGGCCAACGCCGGCGCGGACACGGACCTGCCCTTCGGCCATTCCGTGCGCGTCACCGTGCGGGTCGACCTGGAGGACCGCTCCTTCCACGGCGAGACCCGTCTCGATGGCGCCGCCGAGGACCACTTCCTGTCCCACACCAAGGCCCTGCCCGGCCGCGCCGGTTTCCGCTTCGAGCCGGCCCCGGATCGCCACCTGGAGGCCTGGGTGGAGGCCGGGACCTACCACCCGCAGCCCGAGGCCTGCCGGGGCATCCCCCATCCCATCGAGGGCTCGCGCGGACTGACGGACTCGGGCGATGCCTGGAGCCCCGGCTGGTTCGACCTGCCCCTGCCCCCGGGTTCCGACCTGCGCATGGTGGTCCATGCCGACGCCACCGCTCCTGCCCCCTCCATCCGTGCGGCGCACCCGAAAGTCCCCGATATCCCGGGGCGGCTGCGCCAGGCCCTCCAGGCCTTCGTGGCCCGCCGTGCCAGCGGCCTCACCATCATCGCGGGCTACCCCTGGTTCCTGGACTGGGGCCGGGACACGCTCATCGCCTGCCGGGGACTCCTGGCGGCCGGACAGGTCGAAGACACGGCCCTCATCCTGCGCACCTTCGCGGCCCTGGAAGATGGCGGCACCCTGCCCAACATGCTGGGCGCCGACCAGACCGCGGACCGGGACACCTCGGACGCCCCCCTCTGGCTGGCCGTGGCCTGCGAGGAGGCCGCCGAACGCCTGGGCGCGGCCTTCTTCCAGGCCGAGGCTGGGGGTCGGAGCATCCTCGCGGTGCTGACCTCCCTGGGCGAGCACCTGCGGGCCGGGGCGCGCAACGGCGTCCGGATGGATCCCGCTTCGGGCCTGCTCTGGAGCCCTGCGCACTGCACCTGGATGGACACCCGCTACCCCATGGGCACCCCGCGCGAGGGCTACCCCGTGGAGATCCAGGCCCTGTGGATCCGCCTGCTGCGCCTGCTGGATCGGCTCTGCGCGCCCAGCGATGGCGAGCCCTGGGCCGCCACCCTGGCCCGGGCCGAGGGGTCCCTCGATGCCTTCTGGCTGGAGGACCGGGGCTGGTTCGCCGATGTGCTGCTGGCGGCCAAGGATGTCCCGGCCCAGGGGGCCCTGCCCGCCGATCACCTGCGCCCCAACCAGCTGTTCCTGGTCTCGCTGGGGCTGGTGAGCGGTGATCGGGCCCGGCGCTGCGTGGCCGCCTGCGCCCGCCACTTGCTGGTGCCCGGCGGCCTGCGCAGCCTGGCGCCCCTGCCGGTCGCCGTGCCCCTGCCCATCCCGGCCCCCTGGGGCGGCACCCTCAACGACCCCTCGCTGCCCTACCAGGGCCGCTACGAAGGGGACGAGGACACCCGCCGCAAGCCCGCCTACCACAACGGCACGGCCTGGGCGTGGCAGCTGCCCATGCTCTGCGAGGCCCTGGACCTGGCCTGGGAGGGCGATCCCGCCGCCCGCGCCACGGCCCGCGCCTGGCTGGGCTCCCTCGCCCCGCTGCTGGACACGGGCTGCCTCGGCCAGCTGCCCGAGCTCCTCGACGGTGACGCGCCCCACACGACCCGCGGCTGCGATGCCCAGGCCTGGAGCGTGAGCGAGGCGCTGCGGGTGTGGAAGCTCCTGAACTGA
- the ftsZ gene encoding cell division protein FtsZ, with the protein MSETPFLPCPHSLPGANIKVLGVGGAGCNAINRMIDSGVTGVQFIAMNTDQQSLAHSKAHLKLPLGPQSSRGLGAGGNAERGAVAAEESREEVLAALQGADMIFITAGMGGGTGTGAAPVLANYARELGALTVAVVITPFAWEGRKKGDLALAGLANLRDTADTVIVVSNERLKNVCDARVTMKEAFRVADGVLIQGVRGIADLILKPGIINGDFADVEAVLRNGGEALIGTGAGRGEEAVMDALRKALACPLLERAQSGAAANVMVSITADWEVMEASAIETAMNYLQDHYSGRPDIKACTVEGEGMEDRVLVTVLASGFDQEEKLLEERRNSLHLGGADAPLQVYTTALPIQSQPLPANVVSGRVYGEVPAGELQGPTPTRLLPQAPTPSGELPGAADDLHVPAIIRMGQGRLGIE; encoded by the coding sequence ATGTCTGAGACCCCCTTCCTGCCCTGCCCCCACAGCCTTCCCGGCGCCAACATCAAGGTGCTGGGCGTGGGCGGCGCGGGCTGCAACGCCATCAACCGCATGATCGACAGCGGCGTCACCGGCGTGCAGTTCATCGCCATGAACACCGACCAGCAGAGCCTCGCCCACAGCAAGGCCCACCTGAAGCTGCCCCTTGGCCCCCAGAGCAGCCGGGGCCTGGGCGCGGGCGGCAATGCCGAACGCGGCGCCGTGGCGGCGGAGGAAAGCCGGGAGGAAGTGCTGGCGGCCCTCCAGGGCGCCGACATGATCTTCATCACCGCGGGCATGGGTGGCGGCACGGGCACCGGCGCCGCCCCCGTGCTGGCCAACTACGCCCGCGAGCTGGGCGCCCTCACCGTGGCCGTGGTCATCACCCCCTTCGCCTGGGAGGGCCGCAAGAAGGGTGATCTCGCCCTCGCCGGCCTGGCGAACCTGCGCGACACCGCCGATACCGTCATCGTGGTGAGCAACGAGCGGCTGAAGAACGTCTGTGATGCCCGCGTCACCATGAAGGAGGCCTTCCGCGTGGCGGACGGCGTCCTCATCCAGGGCGTGCGGGGCATCGCGGACCTCATCCTCAAGCCCGGCATCATCAACGGCGACTTCGCCGACGTGGAGGCCGTGCTGCGCAACGGCGGCGAGGCCCTCATCGGCACCGGCGCGGGCCGCGGCGAAGAGGCCGTCATGGATGCCCTCCGCAAGGCCCTGGCCTGCCCCCTGCTGGAGCGTGCGCAGAGCGGCGCCGCCGCCAACGTCATGGTGTCCATCACCGCCGACTGGGAGGTCATGGAGGCCTCCGCCATCGAGACCGCCATGAACTACCTGCAGGACCACTACAGTGGCCGCCCCGACATCAAGGCCTGCACCGTGGAGGGCGAGGGCATGGAGGACCGCGTGCTGGTCACCGTCCTCGCCAGCGGCTTCGACCAGGAGGAGAAGCTCCTCGAGGAACGGCGGAACAGCCTGCACCTGGGCGGGGCTGATGCCCCCCTCCAGGTCTACACCACGGCGCTCCCGATCCAGTCCCAGCCGCTCCCCGCCAACGTGGTGAGCGGCCGCGTCTACGGCGAAGTGCCCGCCGGGGAGCTGCAGGGACCGACGCCCACCCGCCTGCTGCCCCAGGCCCCCACCCCCAGCGGTGAGCTGCCGGGCGCCGCCGATGACCTGCACGTGCCCGCCATCATCCGCATGGGCCAGGGCCGGCTGGGGATCGAGTAG
- a CDS encoding GAF domain-containing protein, with protein MAGSAHAPSSTKRLDLERRAFLDLLQMANTLAEPRELARQLVVLAQHLSGCEAVAVRLKSGPGYPYAAHLGFRDRFISVESDLCATDGAGHLLRDADRKPILACLCGKVLSCQLDRSQRFGTDRGSFISSSTSDLLASPEAGCLGQTRNRCCADGYETLGLFPIRRDDVTYGLIQCNDSRPGRLTAEGIDLMEHLAASAAHLFQLTMA; from the coding sequence ATGGCCGGATCAGCTCATGCCCCATCGAGCACCAAGCGCCTGGACCTGGAGCGCCGGGCCTTCCTGGACCTGCTCCAGATGGCCAACACCCTGGCCGAGCCCAGGGAATTGGCCCGGCAGCTGGTGGTCCTCGCCCAGCACCTGTCCGGCTGCGAGGCCGTGGCCGTCCGCCTGAAGTCCGGACCGGGCTACCCCTATGCGGCCCACCTGGGTTTTCGGGACCGCTTCATCTCCGTGGAGAGCGACCTCTGCGCCACGGACGGGGCCGGGCACCTGCTGAGGGACGCCGACCGCAAGCCGATCCTGGCCTGCCTCTGCGGCAAGGTGCTGTCCTGCCAATTGGACCGCAGCCAACGGTTCGGCACGGACCGGGGCAGCTTCATCTCCTCCTCCACCAGCGACCTGCTGGCCTCGCCGGAGGCCGGCTGCCTGGGCCAGACCCGCAACCGCTGCTGTGCCGATGGATACGAGACCCTGGGCCTCTTCCCCATCCGCCGGGACGACGTGACCTACGGCCTGATCCAGTGCAATGACTCCCGCCCGGGCCGGCTCACGGCGGAGGGCATCGACCTGATGGAACACCTGGCCGCCAGCGCCGCGCACCTGTTCCAGCTGACCATGGCCTGA
- the glgA gene encoding glycogen synthase GlgA, which produces MKILFVASELFPYVKTGGLGDVMAALPRAMRVLGADVRLLLPAYPAVCDAVTLQDEVTVLPDLMGGGPARILRAEAPGLPLYLLDQPAYFERPGGPYGQPEDLAQRFAALAWAAAHLGRVGDVVGWRAEVLHGHDWHTGLMPAYVAYGSGPRPATVMTIHNIAFQGRFSAKLLGDLWLPRHALTPEGVEFHGDIGFLKAGLRLADRISTVSPTYAREIQVAGGHGLEGLLAHRSGDLHGILNGVDRTVWNPARDPHILSRYDLRHPGRRTPNRPDFQRRMGLQEDPDAPLFAAISRLDPLKGLDLVLDNVDHLVRQGGQLAVLGTGDPHAEGAFRQAAQRHPGRVAVFIGYDEILAHRAFAAADVILVPSRQEPCGLTQLYAQAYGALPLVRRTGGLADTVVGATPETLAADTATGFQFDWPTGLALGEAINDALALFRDPAAWRQVQRRGMATEFGWEGPARAYLELYATIPPKGD; this is translated from the coding sequence TTGAAGATCCTGTTTGTTGCCTCTGAGCTGTTCCCCTACGTCAAGACCGGCGGCCTGGGCGACGTGATGGCCGCCCTGCCCAGGGCCATGCGCGTCCTCGGCGCCGATGTCCGCCTGCTCCTCCCCGCCTACCCGGCGGTCTGCGATGCCGTCACCCTGCAGGACGAGGTCACGGTGCTGCCGGACCTCATGGGGGGAGGGCCCGCCCGGATCCTGCGCGCCGAGGCTCCGGGCCTGCCCCTCTACCTGCTGGATCAGCCCGCCTACTTCGAGCGCCCCGGTGGCCCCTACGGCCAGCCCGAGGACCTGGCCCAGCGCTTCGCCGCCCTGGCCTGGGCGGCGGCCCACCTGGGCCGGGTGGGGGATGTGGTTGGCTGGCGGGCCGAGGTGCTGCACGGGCATGACTGGCACACGGGCCTGATGCCCGCCTACGTGGCCTACGGGAGTGGACCCCGGCCCGCGACGGTGATGACCATCCACAACATCGCCTTCCAGGGACGCTTCTCCGCGAAGCTGCTGGGCGACCTGTGGCTGCCCCGCCACGCCCTCACGCCCGAGGGCGTCGAGTTCCACGGCGACATCGGCTTCCTCAAGGCCGGTCTCCGGCTGGCGGACCGCATCAGCACCGTGAGCCCCACCTATGCCCGCGAGATCCAGGTGGCCGGGGGCCATGGCCTCGAGGGCCTGCTGGCGCACCGGAGCGGGGACCTGCACGGCATCCTCAATGGCGTGGACCGCACCGTGTGGAACCCGGCGCGGGATCCCCACATCCTGAGTCGCTACGACTTGAGGCACCCGGGCCGCCGCACGCCGAACCGCCCGGACTTCCAGCGCCGCATGGGCCTGCAGGAGGATCCGGACGCGCCCCTCTTCGCGGCCATCAGCCGGCTGGATCCCCTCAAGGGCCTGGACCTCGTGCTGGACAACGTGGACCACCTCGTCCGCCAGGGCGGGCAGCTGGCGGTCCTGGGTACCGGGGACCCCCATGCCGAAGGCGCCTTCCGCCAGGCGGCCCAGCGCCACCCCGGTCGCGTCGCCGTCTTCATCGGCTACGACGAGATCCTGGCCCACCGCGCCTTCGCGGCGGCGGACGTGATCCTGGTGCCCTCGCGCCAGGAGCCCTGCGGCCTCACCCAGCTCTACGCCCAGGCCTACGGGGCCCTGCCCCTGGTACGCCGCACGGGCGGGCTGGCCGACACCGTGGTGGGTGCCACGCCGGAGACCCTGGCCGCCGACACGGCCACCGGCTTCCAGTTCGACTGGCCCACCGGCCTGGCCCTGGGCGAGGCGATCAACGATGCCCTGGCGCTGTTCCGCGATCCCGCCGCCTGGCGGCAGGTGCAGCGGCGCGGCATGGCCACGGAATTCGGCTGGGAGGGCCCGGCCCGCGCCTACCTCGAGCTCTATGCGACCATTCCACCGAAGGGGGATTGA
- the glgP gene encoding alpha-glucan family phosphorylase has protein sequence MDKLLPKLQKLTQNLWWTWKPEVRTIYRDLDLDLYHKAHRNPMCVLKQISPDQLEKRAADVDVPARVDRALRQLQEYLTAPTTWGLTHAGAMRSRPIAYFCMEFGIHESLPIYSGGLGILAGDHLKAASDLGVPLVGVGLLYHEGYTSQVLNADFWQQDVVEPFDIADLPLVPAVDRFGEPVHVSVEMSGRLVHAAVLEVKVGRIRLILLDTRVKQNDARDVALAARLYGGDQRMRIEQELLLGVGGTRALRALGINASVFHLNEGHSAFSLLERARYRVQMDGMTPQQALQEVASATVFTTHTPVDAGHDRFPADLAAEHLQPLAEGLKLPLEEVMGLGRVNPHDHGSPFLPTVLALKLSRRANGVSALHGVVSRKMWNHLYPGLREEAVPIGHVTNGVHLPTWLATEMNHLYESHLGVDYQSSLTRPATWSRITSVSSAEIWETKQVLKARTIRFIRERNAQTRARLGLPEIEPAPLDPDALTIGFARRFVPYKRPDLLFSDLDRLDRLVNHPERPVNLIFSGRAHPADNTGKGLIQKVAKILEDPRFRHRIVFVENYNIHVGRILYQGIDAWLNNPQRPLEACGTSGMKVVLNGGLHISVRDGWWAESYDGDNGFAIGTGEIHADQSIQDHRDAEDLFRLLEDEVVPLYYENRNGAGVPRCWVERMKNSIRTLAWRFNADRMVQDYVEHLYLPAAIGSSCQMPPA, from the coding sequence ATGGACAAGCTCCTCCCGAAACTGCAAAAGCTCACCCAGAACCTGTGGTGGACCTGGAAACCCGAGGTGCGGACGATCTACCGCGACCTCGACCTGGACCTGTACCACAAGGCCCACCGCAATCCCATGTGCGTGCTCAAGCAGATCTCGCCCGACCAGCTGGAAAAGCGGGCCGCGGACGTGGACGTGCCGGCCCGGGTGGACCGTGCGCTGCGGCAGCTGCAGGAGTACCTCACGGCCCCCACCACCTGGGGCCTGACGCACGCGGGGGCCATGCGCTCCCGGCCCATCGCCTACTTCTGCATGGAGTTCGGCATCCACGAGTCGCTGCCCATCTACTCGGGGGGCCTGGGCATCCTGGCGGGCGACCACCTGAAGGCCGCCTCGGACCTGGGGGTTCCGCTGGTGGGCGTGGGCCTGCTCTACCACGAGGGCTACACCAGCCAGGTCCTCAACGCCGACTTCTGGCAGCAGGACGTGGTGGAACCCTTCGACATCGCGGACCTGCCGCTGGTGCCCGCGGTGGACCGCTTCGGCGAGCCCGTCCACGTGTCCGTGGAGATGTCCGGGCGGCTGGTGCATGCCGCCGTGCTGGAGGTCAAGGTCGGGCGCATCCGCCTCATCCTCCTGGACACCCGCGTCAAGCAGAACGACGCCAGGGACGTGGCCCTGGCTGCGCGCCTCTACGGCGGCGACCAGCGCATGCGCATCGAGCAGGAGCTGCTGCTGGGCGTGGGCGGCACCCGGGCCCTGCGCGCGCTCGGCATCAATGCCAGCGTCTTCCACCTCAACGAGGGCCACTCCGCCTTCTCGCTGCTGGAGCGGGCCCGCTACCGCGTCCAGATGGACGGCATGACCCCCCAGCAGGCCCTGCAGGAAGTCGCCTCGGCCACGGTGTTCACCACGCACACGCCCGTGGACGCCGGCCACGACCGCTTCCCGGCGGACCTGGCCGCCGAGCACCTGCAGCCCCTGGCCGAAGGATTGAAGCTGCCCCTGGAGGAGGTCATGGGCCTGGGCCGGGTGAACCCCCATGACCACGGTTCCCCCTTCCTGCCCACGGTGCTGGCCCTCAAGCTGTCCCGGCGTGCCAACGGCGTCTCCGCCCTGCATGGCGTGGTCTCCCGCAAGATGTGGAACCACCTCTACCCCGGCCTGCGGGAGGAGGCCGTGCCCATCGGCCACGTCACCAACGGCGTGCACCTGCCCACCTGGCTGGCCACGGAGATGAACCACCTCTATGAGTCGCACCTGGGCGTGGACTACCAGAGCTCCCTCACCCGTCCCGCCACCTGGTCGCGGATCACCTCGGTGTCGTCGGCCGAGATCTGGGAGACCAAGCAGGTGCTGAAGGCCCGCACCATCCGCTTCATCCGCGAGCGCAACGCCCAGACCCGCGCCCGCCTGGGCCTGCCCGAGATCGAGCCCGCGCCCCTGGATCCGGATGCCCTCACCATCGGCTTCGCCCGCCGCTTCGTGCCCTACAAGCGGCCCGATCTGCTCTTCTCGGACCTGGACCGCCTGGACCGCCTGGTGAACCACCCCGAGCGGCCCGTGAACCTCATCTTCTCGGGCCGGGCCCACCCCGCGGACAACACCGGCAAGGGCCTCATCCAGAAGGTCGCCAAGATCCTGGAAGACCCACGTTTCCGCCACCGCATCGTCTTCGTCGAGAACTACAACATCCACGTGGGCCGCATCCTCTACCAGGGCATCGATGCCTGGCTGAACAACCCCCAGCGCCCGCTGGAAGCCTGCGGCACCAGCGGCATGAAGGTGGTCCTCAATGGCGGCCTCCACATCTCGGTGCGGGATGGCTGGTGGGCCGAGTCCTACGACGGCGACAACGGGTTCGCCATCGGCACCGGCGAGATCCATGCTGACCAGTCCATCCAGGACCACCGCGACGCCGAGGACCTCTTCCGCCTGCTGGAGGACGAGGTGGTGCCGCTCTACTACGAGAACCGCAACGGGGCCGGGGTGCCCCGCTGCTGGGTGGAGCGCATGAAGAACTCCATCCGTACGCTGGCCTGGCGCTTCAACGCCGACCGCATGGTCCAGGACTACGTCGAACACCTCTACCTGCCCGCCGCCATCGGCAGCAGCTGCCAGATGCCCCCGGCCTGA